Proteins encoded together in one Myxocyprinus asiaticus isolate MX2 ecotype Aquarium Trade chromosome 21, UBuf_Myxa_2, whole genome shotgun sequence window:
- the bend3 gene encoding BEN domain-containing protein 3, with the protein MSSSVCMVNADGQVPDKIKVEKDADVTENTEGKMESFFQRFTKRSATHTGPDGLTTEVERPNNRKRVKVTTQAGEHLLDGSSEDGSRSYSHGHRLSPQEQIPISSYRKPLYSITHRISERKAACNLEQHGVHNEAIASHNGVHFQKLGSSGKHHMFKASPSVGVTGSPTALDSHLYPLIEKMFFLLNTLNSSMTQLHSKVDLLSLEVTRIKKQMKPSEMVMEFQPPPEYQLTGDELTQLMEQTSTAGELGCRLLVQLFPELFTAKECTHGCTACGLTTKRTLDSLHLQLIRNYVEVCYPLLKNENVWQTECLLQINDFFNHFWAQKDMESGQVCSKQVIGFDMEQNHSSHFISEDAQDESLSPNSGENSNDIHPNNVNSDIVFDHQESVDDSEDLTSPEDLVIFLLNRLFPEVFEEGKLPEGHNSIGELIIDSDRLEIIRKYMEANFPDVPEDTWLQLCVQRMEEALENASANGNGRDINRDDNIPIGKITDLCDYEKTNRKSKKSWLEPVDFDNLEIPPPDFDVPQDYLLTKGQLKNNYECSLSIGNFASRLLVLMFPELFTFENARKHYNCSGSLGKKQLDPIRVNLIRHYVQLLYPQARNDRTWTLEFVGKLDERCRRRDTDQRRSYQQQRKSYSPDQDPDPKDLLTAGQINALTSDRLKEDFEILPLPLEKSSKDFCKIPLEDLSVSIPDFPVPSDYLLTDAEVREIVQQSLSVGNFAARLLVRLFPELFTQENLRLQYNHSGACNKKQLDPVRLRLIRHYVEAVYPVDKMEEVWHYECVPSIDERCRRPNRKKCDILKKAKRSNNTVTYS; encoded by the exons ATGAGCTCCTCTGTGTGCATGGTTAATGCAGATGGACAAGTGCCTGATAAAA ttaaagtggagaaaGATGCAGATGTTACTGAAAACACAGAGGGAAAGATGGAAAGCTTCTTTCAGCGTTTTACAAAACGGTCAGCCACACATACAGGTCCTGATGGTCTTACAACAGAGGTGGAACGCCCCAATAACAGGAAGAGAGTCAAGGTGACAACACAG GCAGGAGAACATCTCCTAGATGGCAGTTCAGAAGATGGAAGCAGATCATACTCTCACGGCCACAGATTATCTCCTCAGGAGCAAATACCCATCTCTTCATACAGGAAACCACTCTACAGCATCACACATCGCATTTCTGAGCGTAAAGCCGCATGTAATCTAGAACAGCATGGAGTTCACAATGAAGCCATAGCAAGCCATAATGGTGTCCACTTCCAAAAACTGGGCAgttctggaaagcatcacatgtTTAAGGCCTCCCCCAGTGTGGGGGTCACAGGATCTCCTACAGCTTTGGATTCTCACCTCTACCCACTCATTGAGAAGATGTTCTTCCTCCTTAACACGCTGAATTCCAGCATGACTCAGCTGCATAGTAAGGTGGATTTGCTCTCGTTGGAAGTGACGCGCATCAAAAAGCAGATGAAGCCCTCTGAGATGGTCATGGAATTCCAGCCTCCTCCTGAGTACCAGCTGACTGGTGATGAGCTGACACAGTTGATGGAGCAAACGTCCACTGCTGGTGAGCTGGGTTGCAGGCTGCTCGTGCAGCTGTTCCCAGAACTTTTCACAGCGAAGGAATGCACACACGGCTGTACAGCCTGCGGCCTGACAACAAAACGAACATTAGACTCATTGCACCTCCAGCTAATACGAAACTACGTGGAAGTCTGCTACCCACTgttgaaaaatgaaaatgtctgGCAGACAGAGTGCCTGCTGCAGATCAATGATTTCTTTAATCATTTCTGGGCTCAGAAGGACATGGAGAGCGGCCAGGTGTGTAGTAAACAGGTTATTGGGTTTGACATGGAACAGAATCACAGTTCCCATTTCATCAGTGAAGATGCCCAGGATGAAAGTCTGTCCCCCAACTCTGGAGAGAACAGCAATGATATTCATCCCAACAATGTCAACTCAGACATAGTGTTTGACCACCAGGAGTCTGTTGATGACTCTGAAGACTTAACCTCCCCAGAAGATCTTGTCATTTTCCTGTTAAATAGACTCTTTCCAGAGGTGTTTGAGGAGGGCAAGTTGCCAGAGGGCCACAACAGCATTGGAGAGTTGATCATTGACTCAGACAGACTAGAGATTATACGAAAATACATGGAGGCCAATTTCCCTGATGTCCCAGAGGACACTTGGCTGCAGTTGTGCGTACAGCGCATGGAGGAAGCATTGGAGAATGCTTCGGCCAATGGCAACGGTCGTGACATTAACCGAGATGACAACATTCCCATTGGTAAGATCACTGACCTATGTGATTATGAGAAAACAAATCGCAAGTCTAAGAAGTCATGGCTGGAGCCTGTGGATTTCGACAACCTGGAGATTCCTCCTCCAGACTTTGATGTTCCTCAGGATTATTTACTTACGAAGGGACAGCTAAAGAACAACTACGAATGCAGTTTATCCATCGGGAATTTTGCCTCCCGTCTCCTGGTTCTCATGTTCCCCGAGCTTTTCACTTTTGAGAATGCACGAAAACACTACAACTGCAGTGGTTCTCTGGGAAAGAAACAGCTGGATCCCATAAGGGTCAATCTCATCCGACATTATGTCCAGCTGCTGTACCCACAGGCTAGGAATGACCGTACCTGGACCCTTGAGTTTGTTGGAAAATTGGATGAGCGCTGTAGGCGACGGGATACTGACCAACGCCGCTCATACCAGCAACAACGTAAGTCCTATTCACCTGACCAAGATCCTGACCCGAAAGACTTGCTAACTGCTGGCCAAATCAACGCTCTCACCTCAGATCGTTTGAAAGAGGATTTTGAAATCCTACCTTTACCCCTGGAGAAAAGTAGCAAAGACTTCTGCAAGATTCCTCTTGAGGACCTCTCGGTGTCCATCCCAGATTTCCCAGTGCCTTCTGACTACCTTCTCACAGATGCTGAAGTGAGGGAGATTGTCCAACAGAGTTTGTCTGTTGGGAATTTTGCCGCCCGCCTTCTCGTCCGTCTCTTCCCGGAGCTTTTCACGCAGGAAAATTTACGGCTGCAGTACAACCACTCGGGAGcctgcaacaagaaacagctggaCCCTGTGCGTCTTCGACTTATTCGGCATTATGTGGAGGCCGTTTATCCTGTTGACAAAATGGAGGAGGTGTGGCACTACGAATGTGTGCCCAGCATTGATGAGCGCTGCAGGCGCCCTAATCGCAAGAAATGTGACATTCTTAAGAAGGCAAAGAGATCAAATAACACTGTGACTTATTCCTAA